A region of Sugiyamaella lignohabitans strain CBS 10342 chromosome A, complete sequence DNA encodes the following proteins:
- the FLR1 gene encoding Flr1p (Plasma membrane transporter of the major facilitator superfamily; member of the 12-spanner drug:H(+) antiporter DHA1 family; involved in efflux of fluconazole, diazaborine, benomyl, methotrexate, and other drugs; expression induced in cells treated with the mycotoxin patulin; relocalizes from nucleus to plasma membrane upon DNA replication stress; GO_component: GO:0005737 - cytoplasm [Evidence IDA] [PMID 22842922]; GO_component: GO:0016021 - integral component of membrane [Evidence IEA,IEA]; GO_component: GO:0016021 - integral component of membrane [Evidence ISM] [PMID 12192589]; GO_component: GO:0016020 - membrane [Evidence IEA,IEA]; GO_component: GO:0005634 - nucleus [Evidence IDA] [PMID 22842922]; GO_component: GO:0005886 - plasma membrane [Evidence IDA] [PMID 10903515]; GO_function: GO:0015238 - drug transmembrane transporter activity [Evidence IEA]; GO_function: GO:0015244 - fluconazole transporter activity [Evidence ISS] [PMID 9235926]; GO_process: GO:0006855 - drug transmembrane transport [Evidence IGI,IMP] [PMID 10572257]; GO_process: GO:0006855 - drug transmembrane transport [Evidence IGI] [PMID 9235926]; GO_process: GO:0015893 - drug transport [Evidence IEA]; GO_process: GO:0055085 - transmembrane transport [Evidence IEA]; GO_process: GO:0055085 - transmembrane transport [Evidence ISS] [PMID 9235926]; GO_process: GO:0006810 - transport [Evidence IEA]) — protein MAICSFTFLLLTFCFPETLPANVLHRRAVRVRKETGDNRYYTKEEAAEKEVHFKDFIKEIFYRPFALILSEPGVLAFDAYIALAYGCFYLFFEAYPIVFVGIYNFTLVELGLAYMGFCVGCAFAYMIFLVYLTQYAVPRFQNNTFKPENFLVLAMWVCFLLPASLFLFGWTAQVHWILPIVWELPFVMAVFNIFQSSFAFLSMSYPRYLASVFAGNAFMRSSFACAFPLFGQAMYDTLATPRFPVAWGSSLVAFITLIMAAIPFVMYKYGELLRGRSKYAN, from the coding sequence ATGGCCATCTGTTCCTTCACTTTCTTGCTTCTCACATTCTGTTTCCCCGAGACATTACCGGCCAATGTCCTTCATAGACGTGCTGTTCGAGTTCGTAAGGAGACTGGAGACAATCGATACTACACCAAGGAGGAAGCCGCTGAGAAGGAAGTTCACTTCAAGGATTTTATTAAAGAGATCTTTTACAGACCATTTGCTCTTATTCTTAGCGAGCCTGGTGTACTAGCTTTTGATGCCTACATCGCTTTGGCATATGGCTGTTTCTATCTCTTTTTTGAAGCATATCCAATTGTTTTCGTTGGAATTTACAACTTCACTCTGGTTGAACTTGGTTTGGCTTATATGGGCTTCTGTGTGGGTTGTGCTTTCGCTTATATGATCTTCCTCGTCTACCTCACACAGTACGCTGTCCCTAGATTCCAGAACAACACGTTCAAGCCAGAGAATTTCTTAGTGTTGGCTATGTGGGTATGTTTCTTGCTACCTGCCTCGTTGTTCTTATTTGGATGGACTGCTCAAGTTCACTGGATCTTACCCATTGTTTGGGAACTTCCATTCGTGATGGCTGTATTCAATATCTTCCAGTCATCGTTCGCTTTCCTTTCAATGAGTTATCCTAGATATCTTGCATCCGTATTTGCAGGTAACGCCTTTATGAGATCGAGTTTCGCCTGTGCTTTTCCGTTATTTGGACAAGCCATGTATGATACCTTGGCAACCCCTCGATTCCCCGTTGCTTGGGGGTCAAGTTTAGTAGCATTCATTACTTTGATTATGGCAGCCATCCCGTTCGTGATGTACAAATACGGTGAGCTGCTGAGAGGAAGATCCAAGTATGCCAACTGA
- the CEG1 gene encoding Ceg1p (Guanylyltransferase involved in mRNA 5' capping; subunit of the mRNA capping enzyme, which is a heterotetramer composed of two molecules of Ceg1p and a homodimer of Cet1p, the mRNA 5?-triphosphatase subunit; nuclear import of Ceg1p requires interaction with Cet1p; mammalian capping enzyme is a single bifunctional polypeptide; GO_component: GO:0031533 - mRNA cap methyltransferase complex [Evidence IEA]; GO_component: GO:0031533 - mRNA cap methyltransferase complex [Evidence IGI,IPI] [PMID 9710603]; GO_component: GO:0005634 - nucleus [Evidence IEA,IEA]; GO_component: GO:0005634 - nucleus [Evidence IPI] [PMID 9832501]; GO_function: GO:0005525 - GTP binding [Evidence IEA]; GO_function: GO:0004484 - mRNA guanylyltransferase activity [Evidence IEA,IEA]; GO_function: GO:0004484 - mRNA guanylyltransferase activity [Evidence IMP] [PMID 8718687]; GO_function: GO:0000166 - nucleotide binding [Evidence IEA]; GO_function: GO:0016779 - nucleotidyltransferase activity [Evidence IEA]; GO_function: GO:0016740 - transferase activity [Evidence IEA]; GO_process: GO:0006370 - 7-methylguanosine mRNA capping [Evidence IEA,IEA]; GO_process: GO:0006370 - 7-methylguanosine mRNA capping [Evidence IMP] [PMID 8718687]; GO_process: GO:0006397 - mRNA processing [Evidence IEA,IEA]; GO_process: GO:0045944 - positive regulation of transcription from RNA polymerase II promoter [Evidence IGI,IMP] [PMID 15226422]) — MFLTSEYEEERVFLITRKNEYFWVPDLHFPLRDAMDRFHEGCLLDGELVKENIDGREEIRYLVFDCLALDGRILISRSLDKRLGILRKDLYEPYRDLCNRFPEDIKMFPFMIVVKPMELSYGLQKVFYELIPRLKHVSDGLIFTARERGYVFGTDEHILKWKPIEENTVDFQLVLEFAIYTDPDAESKEDASYTDYDSKPTCHLYAWHGGQVHKPYGKLFLTDEEWEKLKQLNEPLDERVIECYQDSEGRWRYLRFRGDKDTGNHISVVEKVLESIKDAVSKEELLAACSTIRDRWKEREKIRSKRNGSVSGVNDMPGPLKRIKTDDWK; from the coding sequence ATGTTTCTGACTAGTGAATATGAGGAAGAACGGGTTTTCTTGATTACCAGGAAAAATGAATATTTCTGGGTACCAGATTTGCACTTCCCTTTGCGAGATGCTATGGACAGGTTTCATGAAGGTTGTTTGCTTGATGGCGAGCTAGTTAAAGAAAATATCGAtggaagagaagaaatTAGATACCTTGTTTTCGACTGTCTGGCGCTTGATGGGCGCATACTAATTTCAAGAAGTCTTGATAAGCGGTTAGGTATACTTCGAAAAGACTTGTATGAACCATACCGCGACCTTTGTAATAGGTTTCCTGAAGACATTAAAATGTTTCCGTTCATGATTGTTGTCAAGCCTATGGAATTATCCTATGGTTTACAAAAAGTTTTCTACGAGTTGATTCCAAGGCTAAAACATGTGTCTGACGGACTTATATTTACAGCCCGGGAACGAGGCTACGTGTTTGGAACCGATGAGCACATTCTGAAATGGAAACCAATAGAAGAGAACACAGTTGATTTCCAGCTGGTCTTGGAATTCGCTATTTACACCGATCCTGATGCTGAAAGCAAAGAAGATGCATCTTATACTGACTACGATTCAAAGCCCACCTGTCATTTGTATGCCTGGCACGGTGGCCAAGTTCACAAACCATACGGTAAGCTATTCCTGACCGATGAAGAATGGGAGAAGCTGAAACAGCTTAACGAGCCTTTGGATGAGAGGGTTATTGAGTGTTACCAAGATAGCGAGGGCCGCTGGCGATATTTACGGTTCAGAGGAGACAAAGATACCGGAAACCACATTTCTGTAGTAGAAAAGGTTCTTGAGAGCATCAAAGATGCGGTCTCTAAAGAAGAGCTCTTAGCAGCCTGCAGCACGATCCGCGACCGCTGGAAGGAGCGTGAAAAGATTCGCTCCAAGCGCAACGGGTCTGTCTCGGGGGTGAATGATATGCCCGGTCCTCTGAAACGAATTAAAACTGACGACTGGAAATAA
- the ROG1 gene encoding putative lipase ROG1 (Protein with putative serine active lipase domain; ROG1 has a paralog, YDL109C, that arose from the whole genome duplication; GO_component: GO:0005575 - cellular_component [Evidence ND]; GO_function: GO:0016787 - hydrolase activity [Evidence IEA]; GO_function: GO:0016788 - hydrolase activity, acting on ester bonds [Evidence IEA]; GO_function: GO:0016298 - lipase activity [Evidence NAS] [PMID 10341423]; GO_process: GO:0044255 - cellular lipid metabolic process [Evidence IMP] [PMID 10341423]; GO_process: GO:0016042 - lipid catabolic process [Evidence IEA,IEA]; GO_process: GO:0006629 - lipid metabolic process [Evidence IEA]) — MPTSPRSNDVLYRHRDAVKVGELFRYEITYTPSPSTTNIPDGNYSLWLKVRNLESVALRAAYLAGPYILYVDVRPDDYDQNVKAYSSADQPSFEPQLKAAQSFYAQLFMNKAGTSHKWVVDVVSQVIFSPSAKIQYEVVIGRTKEGVHNHSDTSDSLGLPITDAQGSLEVRRLDTLDLWHSPVPDIARPLHLVIVTHGLHSNTGADMLYVKEKIDEMAAKTGQNMVVRGYFGNACKTEKGIKYLGIRMAEHIVKSLLPSIRHSGVNKIKISFIGHSLGGLVQAYAVAYIQKHYIDFFKEYEPENFICLATPLLGLSNENPKYVKFVLDVGFAGKSGRDLGLTWKLSHLKKNHYPILQILPTGVGHDALILFKHHTTYANAVNDGIVPLRTSSILYLDWKGISKASMAKRGESFNNNTKLTGDSFTEEVPEDPKSSGGPQSEEGSSNQDTSNSGPIDFLNQVSSPLMSFFHSWRLKLGLRNEPKYIKERKLWWILRMLIVMMIN; from the coding sequence ATGCCGACCTCACCACGATCTAATGACGTTCTTTATCGTCATCGAGATGCTGTCAAGGTTGGAGAGCTATTTAGATATGAGATCACTTACACCCCATCCCCTTCGACAACAAATATACCAGATGGTAACTATTCCTTGTGGTTAAAAGTGAGGAATTTAGAATCAGTGGCATTAAGAGCTGCGTACTTGGCAGGTCCATATATACTGTACGTAGATGTGAGACCAGATGATTACGACCAAAATGTTAAAGCATATTCTTCAGCAGACCAACCATCATTTGAACCCCAGCTGAAAGCTGCTCAATCGTTCTACGCCCAGCTTTTTATGAACAAAGCTGGTACTTCGCATAAATGGGTCGTTGATGTCGTATCTCAGGTCATATTTTCACCCAGTGCTAAAATTCAATATGAAGTAGTGATTGGAAGAACGAAAGAAGGAGTCCACAACCATTCCGATACTTCCGACTCTTTGGGCCTGCCAATAACTGATGCCCAGGGATCTCTAGAAGTCAGACGTTTAGACACCCTAGATCTATGGCATTCCCCTGTTCCTGACATAGCGAGACCATTGCACTTAGTGATTGTGACCCATGGCCTTCACTCAAATACTGGAGCGGATATGCTCTATGTTAAGGAGAAGATTGACGAAATGGCGGCCAAGACTGGCCAAAACATGGTTGTACGAGGATACTTCGGTAATGCTTgtaaaacagaaaaaggaATCAAGTATCTTGGAATAAGAATGGCTGAACATATAGTCAAATCACTGTTGCCTTCTATCAGACATTCTGGAGtgaacaaaatcaaaatctcATTCATAGGACATTCTTTGGGGGGGCTTGTCCAAGCATATGCGGTGGCTTATATTCAAAAGCATTATATCGATTTTTTTAAGGAGTATGAACCAGAGAATTTCATTTGCTTGGCAACTCCATTATTAGGATTATCAAATGAAAACCCTAAATATGTTAAATTTGTATTGGATGTTGGTTTTGCTGGAAAATCGGGTCGTGATTTGGGATTAACATGGAAACTGAGTCATCTTAAAAAGAACCATTATCCAATTCTTCAAATTTTACCTACGGGCGTTGGCCATGATGCTCTTATATTGTTTAAGCATCATACAACATATGCGAATGCAGTAAACGACGGTATCGTTCCGCTACGGACATCGTCGATATTATACCTAGACTGGAAAGGAATTTCCAAGGCAAGCATGGCAAAGAGAGGCGAATCTTTTAATAATAACACGAAGCTGACAGGTGACAGTTTTACAGAGGAGGTGCCCGAGGATCCCAAAAGTAGCGGCGGGCCCCAATCGGAGGAGGGCTCATCAAATCAAGACACATCAAATTCAGGGCCAATAGACTTTTTAAATCAAGTTAGTTCACCTTTAATGTCTTTTTTTCATTCATGGCGCCTCAAATTGGGTCTAAGAAACGAaccaaaatatataaaagaaCGCAAACTCTGGTGGATACTTCGGATGCTgatagtgatgatgatcAACTGA
- the RSM23 gene encoding mitochondrial 37S ribosomal protein RSM23 (Mitochondrial ribosomal protein of the small subunit; has similarity to mammalian apoptosis mediator proteins; null mutation prevents induction of apoptosis by overproduction of metacaspase Mca1p; GO_component: GO:0005763 - mitochondrial small ribosomal subunit [Evidence IPI] [PMID 11278769]; GO_component: GO:0005739 - mitochondrion [Evidence IEA,IEA]; GO_component: GO:0005739 - mitochondrion [Evidence IDA] [PMID 16823961]; GO_component: GO:0030529 - ribonucleoprotein complex [Evidence IEA]; GO_component: GO:0005840 - ribosome [Evidence IEA]; GO_function: GO:0005524 - ATP binding [Evidence IEA]; GO_function: GO:0000166 - nucleotide binding [Evidence IEA]; GO_function: GO:0003735 - structural constituent of ribosome [Evidence IPI] [PMID 11278769]; GO_process: GO:0032543 - mitochondrial translation [Evidence IC] [PMID 11278769]), whose translation MLRSSQVELRRAVLAVSHVARAAGHAGAVRGFHVSAATEVYKKKATHDYSANNLFKRGTPKKTGGSIQNFVKTAAHSKLAKLAPEIPTGEPGSKIMTANNIEPATLYQYPMRVRQQLSTLGSFKRDQKNELFKERTTLVREAYSLPILDLIKNGTTTDSSQNRICLLGDRGVGKSSLIAQAQAFALLRDYVVISVPNPEVLVSGKNDALYNPSHGFFAQPMYVREWMKKIAKANKAVLKSIPVTRDLTKGSGAFQAHTAKAATSLYSFLLEGRRRRDAFVVMDEFFEELSSQTKAPVLFTLDDVNVFTDRVFSANRDTDNTPIYHGKLQVPKYFLDFLSGARKFQSGVILTSTSGKFRSNDTITSGLGLQQPLAYSHIERYDNELASKFTGVKPLEVQRYTLEETKVALQFLSTSKVINNEVTDDYVNEQYIVSGNGNPRDLLRSAVEVSY comes from the coding sequence ATGCTTCGTTCGTCGCAAGTAGAATTGAGACGAGCTGTACTGGCTGTGAGCCATGTGGCTAGAGCCGCTGGTCACGCTGGGGCTGTGCGTGGTTTCCACGTCTCGGCTGCCACTGAAGTgtacaagaagaaagcgACTCACGATTACAGTGCCAACAATCTGTTCAAGCGGGGAACTCCTAAGAAGACTGGTGGATCTATTCAGAACTTTGTCAAGACTGCTGCGCACTCAAAACTTGCTAAGCTCGCTCCCGAGATTCCCACAGGTGAACCAGGGTCCAAAATCATGACTGCCAACAACATTGAACCAGCTACTTTATATCAGTATCCCATGAGGGTCAGACAGCAATTGTCAACTTTGGGCTCTTTCAAGAGAGACCAGAAAAATGAACTTTTTAAGGAGAGGACGACTCTTGTCCGTGAGGCATATTCTCTGCCTATTCTAGACCTTATCAAAAATGGAACTACTACTGATTCGTCCCAAAACAGAATCTGTTTACTAGGCGACAGGGGTGTCGGTAAGTCGTCGTTAATAGCTCAAGCTCAGGCTTTTGCTCTGTTACGTGACTACGTTGTTATTTCTGTTCCAAACCCAGAAGTACTTGTGTCAGGTAAGAACGATGCCCTTTACAATCCTAGCCATGGCTTCTTTGCTCAGCCCATGTATGTGCGTGAgtggatgaagaagatcgCAAAAGCAAACAAGGCTGTTCTTAAATCAATTCCTGTTACTCGTGACCTTACCAAGGGAAGCGGTGCTTTCCAAGCTCACACTGCCAAGGCCGCTACTTCTTTATACAGCTTCTTATTAGAGGGCCGCCGTAGACGTGATGCTTTCGTAGTCATGGACGAGTTCTTTGAAGAACTCTCATCACAAACCAAGGCCCCTGTTTTATTCACTTTAGATGATGTCAATGTTTTTACTGACCGGGTGTTCTCTGCCAACCGTGATACTGACAATACGCCTATTTACCATGGAAAGCTACAGGTCCCTAAGTACTTCCTTGACTTTTTATCTGGAGCTCGCAAGTTCCAATCTGGTGTTATTTTAACATCTACATCGGGAAAATTCCGCTCTAATGACACTATTACCTCGGGCTTGGGTCTCCAACAGCCTCTTGCTTATTCTCACATTGAACGATATGACAACGAGCTAGCTTCCAAATTCACTGGAGTTAAGCCATTAGAAGTCCAAAGATACACTCTCGAAGAGACCAAGGTAGCATTACAATTTTTGTCTACCTCGAAGGTCATTAACAATGAAGTTACTGACGACTATGTTAATGAACAGTACATTGTGTCGGGCAACGGTAACCCCCGTGACCTGTTACGAAGTGCTGTTGAAGTCAGCTATTAA
- the FLR1 gene encoding Flr1p (Plasma membrane transporter of the major facilitator superfamily; member of the 12-spanner drug:H(+) antiporter DHA1 family; involved in efflux of fluconazole, diazaborine, benomyl, methotrexate, and other drugs; expression induced in cells treated with the mycotoxin patulin; relocalizes from nucleus to plasma membrane upon DNA replication stress; GO_component: GO:0005737 - cytoplasm [Evidence IDA] [PMID 22842922]; GO_component: GO:0016021 - integral component of membrane [Evidence IEA,IEA]; GO_component: GO:0016021 - integral component of membrane [Evidence ISM] [PMID 12192589]; GO_component: GO:0016020 - membrane [Evidence IEA,IEA]; GO_component: GO:0005634 - nucleus [Evidence IDA] [PMID 22842922]; GO_component: GO:0005886 - plasma membrane [Evidence IDA] [PMID 10903515]; GO_function: GO:0015238 - drug transmembrane transporter activity [Evidence IEA]; GO_function: GO:0015244 - fluconazole transporter activity [Evidence ISS] [PMID 9235926]; GO_process: GO:0006855 - drug transmembrane transport [Evidence IGI,IMP] [PMID 10572257]; GO_process: GO:0006855 - drug transmembrane transport [Evidence IGI] [PMID 9235926]; GO_process: GO:0015893 - drug transport [Evidence IEA]; GO_process: GO:0055085 - transmembrane transport [Evidence IEA]; GO_process: GO:0055085 - transmembrane transport [Evidence ISS] [PMID 9235926]; GO_process: GO:0006810 - transport [Evidence IEA]), whose protein sequence is MGYTTYFRNTLLSDVLEWTGAVTIPSGFQPQTAATNQAKEEAEEDRTNAHKVASNDVEAAMEVGHVLKSGNDEEEKDANETQIPVNDTDDSSAKEIDPFLVDWNGPTDPENPQNWPAKKKALVVVQVMLLTTSTYMGSSIYTPGQEQIQEKFKVGHVVGTLNLSLFVLGYGLGPMIFSPLSEVASFGRNHIYMATLFMFAILQIPAALSPTIGGLVVSRFLAGLMSSPSISTGGATLGDFITPQILPVFIGCWAIGAVMAPGKFFSSSLESNWFDFGNTTN, encoded by the coding sequence ATGGGTTATACTACATATTTCCGCAATACCTTGCTATCCGACGTTCTTGAGTGGACCGGGGCAGTCACTATCCCGTCGGGATTCCAACCACagactgctgctactaatCAAGCCAAGGAAGAGGCTGAGGAAGATAGGACCAATGCTCACAAAGTAGCTAGTAATGATGTTGAAGCCGCAATGGAAGTGGGTCATGTTCTTAAGTCTGGcaatgatgaagaagaaaaggatGCAAACGAGACACAAATTCCTGTAAACGACACAGATGATTCTTCCGCCAAAGAGATCGATCCCTTCTTAGTGGATTGGAACGGCCCCACTGATCCAGAAAACCCCCAGAACTGGCCtgccaagaagaaagcCCTTGTTGTTGTCCAAGTCATGTTACTAACCACTTCGACTTATATGGGTTCTTCTATTTACACCCCAGGACAAGAACAAATTCAAGAGAAATTCAAAGTCGGACATGTTGTTGGCACATTAAACCTGTCATTATTTGTTCTGGGATACGGTCTTGGTCCAATGATATTTTCGCCACTTTCGGAAGTAGCTTCTTTTGGTAGAAATCATATTTACATGGCCACCCTCTTCATGTTTGCTATATTGCAGATTCCCGCTGCTTTGTCGCCCACTATCGGAGGTCTTGTTGTCTCCAGATTCCTTGCTGGTTTAATGTCAAGTCCTTCAATTTCCACTGGCGGTGCTACTTTGGGTGATTTTATTACTCCTCAGATCCTTCCTGTGTTCATCGGATGCTGGGCTATTGGTGCAGTTATGGCTCCTGGTAAGTTTTTCAGTTCCTCATTAGAGAGTAACtggtttgattttggaaaCACTACTAACTAA